From Rudanella lutea DSM 19387, a single genomic window includes:
- a CDS encoding TIGR04283 family arsenosugar biosynthesis glycosyltransferase yields MVSIIIPTLNEEQALPRTLRMLRGLWPTPVEIIVSDGGSTDQTLTIVRSWQTELPHLQLIECAQTGRAHQMNQAAHVAQGSILCFLHADTLLPDDALSVVEHTLRNPRVAAGGFISLMRGDTQTRWLTSLHNYIKSYYAPLLFRPYLFFAKGARLLFGDQVIFCRREQFMRCGGYRDDLPIMEEADLLLKLVQFGRIRQVNRVVESSDRRVAKWGFWRANALFLTIGFLWGVGFSPARLKRLYKDIR; encoded by the coding sequence ATGGTTTCGATTATTATTCCCACCCTCAACGAGGAGCAGGCTCTGCCCCGCACGCTACGCATGCTGCGGGGATTGTGGCCGACGCCGGTGGAAATAATTGTGTCCGATGGTGGTAGCACCGACCAAACGCTGACCATCGTGCGAAGCTGGCAAACCGAGTTACCTCATCTCCAACTGATTGAGTGCGCGCAGACGGGTCGTGCTCACCAGATGAATCAGGCGGCCCACGTTGCGCAGGGTTCTATTTTGTGTTTTTTGCACGCCGACACGCTCCTGCCCGACGATGCTCTCTCTGTGGTAGAGCACACCCTACGCAACCCACGCGTGGCAGCCGGTGGGTTTATTTCGCTTATGCGGGGCGATACGCAAACCCGTTGGCTCACCTCCTTGCACAATTACATCAAGAGTTATTATGCCCCACTGCTTTTCCGGCCGTACCTTTTCTTTGCTAAAGGGGCCCGGTTGCTGTTCGGCGATCAGGTGATTTTCTGTCGGCGGGAGCAGTTTATGCGCTGTGGTGGTTACCGCGACGACCTACCCATTATGGAAGAGGCCGACCTGTTGCTTAAACTGGTGCAGTTTGGCCGCATCCGGCAGGTAAACCGGGTGGTCGAGTCGTCGGACCGGCGGGTGGCGAAATGGGGCTTCTGGCGAGCCAATGCCCTGTTTCTGACAATCGGCTTTTTGTGGGGTGTAGGCTTTTCGCCCGCGCGGCTCAAGCGACTTTACAAGGATATTCGATAG